The Yersinia intermedia genome window below encodes:
- a CDS encoding PTS mannitol transporter subunit IICBA has translation MFSPDAKVRIQNFGRFLSNMVMPNIGAFIAWGIITALFIPTGWLPNETLAKLVGPMITYLLPLLIGFTGGRLVGGDRGGVVGAITTMGVIVGADMPMFLGAMIVGPLGGWAIKHFDRWVEGKIKSGFEMLVNNFSAGIIGMLLAILAFMAIGPFVEVLSKALAAGVHIMVQLNLLPLTSIFVEPAKILFLNNAINHGIFSPLGIQQATETGKSIFFLIEANPGPGMGVLMAYMFFGRGNAKQSAGGAAIIHFFGGIHEIYFPYVLMNPRLLLAVILGGMTGVFTLTMLNGGLVSPASPGSILAVLAMTPKGAYFANIAAVAAAFAVSFVVSAILLKTSKVKDDEEDSLEDATRRMQDMKAQSKGAQAANAAAAAGDLTTVRKIIVACDAGMGSSAMGAGVLRKKIQDAGLKHISVTNCAINNLPEDVDLVITHRDLTERAMRHAPQAQHISLTNFLDSQLYTNLTARLVEAANTTASTQKVIETLDDSFEASEANLFKLGAGNIFLNQHAATKEQAIRFAGEQLVKGGYVEPEYVEAMLEREKLTSTYLGESIAVPHGTIEAKDRVLKTGVVFCQYPDGVRFGDEEDEVARLVIGIAARNNEHIHVITSLTNALDDDSVIERLSKTTSVQEVLDLLGGKK, from the coding sequence ATGTTTTCACCAGACGCAAAGGTCAGAATTCAAAATTTTGGCCGATTCCTCAGTAACATGGTTATGCCCAATATCGGGGCATTTATTGCCTGGGGTATTATCACTGCACTGTTTATTCCAACTGGCTGGCTGCCAAATGAAACGCTAGCCAAACTGGTTGGCCCAATGATCACTTACCTGTTACCACTGCTGATCGGTTTTACCGGTGGCCGTTTGGTGGGTGGCGATCGCGGTGGTGTGGTAGGTGCTATCACCACCATGGGTGTTATCGTTGGTGCCGATATGCCAATGTTCCTCGGTGCGATGATTGTGGGTCCACTGGGTGGCTGGGCAATCAAACACTTTGACCGTTGGGTTGAAGGTAAAATCAAAAGCGGCTTTGAGATGCTGGTTAACAACTTCTCAGCCGGTATCATCGGTATGCTGTTGGCGATTTTGGCCTTTATGGCGATTGGCCCATTTGTAGAGGTGTTGTCTAAAGCACTGGCTGCTGGTGTGCATATCATGGTGCAGCTTAACCTGCTGCCATTAACGTCTATCTTCGTCGAACCAGCCAAAATCCTGTTCCTGAATAACGCGATTAACCACGGTATCTTCTCACCTCTGGGTATCCAGCAGGCGACTGAAACCGGTAAATCTATCTTCTTCCTGATCGAAGCAAACCCAGGCCCAGGTATGGGTGTGTTGATGGCTTACATGTTCTTCGGTAGAGGCAACGCTAAGCAATCTGCTGGCGGCGCGGCTATCATCCATTTCTTCGGTGGTATCCACGAAATCTATTTCCCATATGTGCTGATGAACCCGCGCTTATTGCTGGCGGTTATTCTGGGCGGTATGACCGGCGTGTTCACTCTGACTATGCTGAACGGCGGTCTGGTATCACCTGCATCTCCTGGTTCTATCCTGGCAGTATTGGCGATGACACCTAAAGGTGCTTATTTTGCCAACATTGCTGCAGTTGCTGCTGCGTTTGCTGTGTCCTTCGTGGTGTCTGCTATCTTGCTGAAAACCTCTAAAGTCAAAGACGACGAGGAAGACAGCCTGGAAGATGCGACTCGCCGTATGCAAGATATGAAAGCGCAATCTAAAGGCGCACAAGCAGCGAATGCTGCCGCTGCCGCAGGCGACCTGACCACAGTGCGTAAAATCATCGTAGCTTGTGATGCAGGTATGGGTTCTAGTGCGATGGGCGCAGGTGTGCTGCGTAAGAAAATACAAGATGCAGGCTTGAAGCATATCTCTGTGACTAACTGTGCTATCAACAACTTGCCAGAAGATGTGGACTTGGTTATCACCCACCGTGATTTGACTGAGCGAGCCATGCGCCATGCGCCACAAGCGCAACATATCTCGCTGACCAACTTCCTTGATAGCCAGTTGTACACCAACCTGACAGCCCGTTTGGTGGAGGCGGCTAACACGACAGCGAGCACTCAGAAAGTGATTGAAACGCTGGACGATAGCTTTGAAGCCTCTGAAGCCAATTTGTTCAAGTTGGGCGCAGGGAATATCTTCCTCAATCAACACGCAGCCACCAAAGAGCAAGCTATTCGCTTCGCCGGTGAGCAGTTGGTGAAGGGGGGCTATGTTGAGCCGGAATATGTTGAAGCGATGCTGGAACGTGAAAAACTGACCTCCACCTATCTGGGCGAATCTATCGCGGTACCGCACGGTACCATCGAAGCGAAAGACCGTGTGCTGAAAACCGGGGTGGTATTTTGCCAATACCCTGACGGCGTGCGCTTTGGCGACGAAGAAGATGAAGTGGCGCGTTTGGTGATTGGTATTGCGGCCCGTAATAATGAGCACATTCATGTTATTACCAGCCTGACAAATGCGCTGGACGATGATTCTGTCATTGAGCGTTTAAGCAAAACTACCAGCGTGCAGGAAGTATTGGACTTATTGGGTGGCAAAAAGTAA